The Streptococcus mitis genome has a segment encoding these proteins:
- a CDS encoding GlsB/YeaQ/YmgE family stress response membrane protein → MLGSMFVGLLVGFLAGTLTNRGERMGCFGKMFLGWIGAFIGHLLFGTWGPIIAGTAIIPAVLGSMIVLAIFWRRGS, encoded by the coding sequence ATGTTAGGAAGTATGTTCGTTGGTCTCCTAGTGGGATTTTTAGCAGGTACTCTGACCAATCGTGGAGAGCGAATGGGGTGTTTTGGAAAAATGTTTCTCGGATGGATTGGTGCCTTTATAGGCCATTTGCTTTTTGGGACTTGGGGACCGATAATAGCAGGAACTGCCATTATTCCGGCAGTACTAGGTTCCATGATTGTCTTAGCGATTTTCTGGAGACGAGGGAGTTAA
- a CDS encoding pseudouridine synthase, which yields MRLDKFLVACAVGSRTEVKNLLKAGRVTVNGKKEKSAKLQIDEKIDEIRFDGQVLEYEEFVYYMMNKPQGVISATEDPKHRTVLDLLDDIARSKEVFPVGRLDIDTHGLLLLTNDGQLAHALLSPKRHVDKTYQAQVKGIMTQEDVETFAKGIPLKDFTCQPAKLELVSIDPEKNQSQIRVTIAEGKFHQVKRMVGYCGKEVVDLQRLTMGTLVLDENLQRGEWRRLTKEELEVLLASIA from the coding sequence ATGAGATTAGATAAATTTTTAGTTGCCTGCGCTGTGGGGAGCCGGACTGAGGTCAAAAACTTGCTCAAGGCTGGGCGCGTGACTGTAAATGGTAAAAAAGAAAAATCAGCTAAATTGCAGATTGATGAAAAAATAGATGAGATTCGCTTTGATGGGCAAGTGTTGGAGTATGAAGAGTTTGTCTACTACATGATGAACAAGCCCCAAGGAGTTATCTCAGCGACTGAGGATCCTAAGCACAGAACCGTTCTGGACTTGCTGGATGATATTGCTCGGAGCAAGGAAGTTTTCCCAGTAGGACGCTTGGATATTGACACGCATGGTCTTTTACTCTTGACCAATGATGGTCAGCTGGCTCATGCTCTTCTTTCACCTAAGCGTCATGTGGACAAGACTTATCAGGCTCAGGTCAAGGGAATTATGACTCAAGAAGACGTGGAGACATTTGCCAAGGGAATTCCTCTTAAAGACTTTACTTGTCAGCCTGCTAAACTGGAGCTTGTGTCCATAGATCCAGAAAAGAATCAAAGCCAAATCCGTGTGACCATTGCAGAAGGGAAGTTTCATCAGGTCAAGCGTATGGTGGGCTACTGTGGCAAGGAAGTAGTAGACTTGCAACGTTTGACTATGGGAACGCTAGTATTGGATGAGAACTTGCAGCGAGGAGAATGGCGTCGCTTGACCAAGGAAGAATTAGAGGTTCTCCTTGCTAGTATCGCTTAA
- a CDS encoding PTS sugar transporter subunit IIB — protein sequence MSIGIIIASHGEFAAGIHQSGSMIFGEQEKVQVVTFMPNEGPDDLYAKFNNAVAAFDAEDEVLVLADLWSGSPFNQASRVMGENPERKFAIITGLNLPMLIQAYTERLMDAAAGVEKVAANIIKEAKDGIKALPEELNPVEEVASAAAAPVAQAAIPEGTVIGDGKLKINLARLDTRLLHGQVATAWTPDSKADRIIVASDNVAKDELRKELIKQAAPGKVKANVVPIQKLIDVAKDPRFGETHALILFETPQDALRAIEGGVPIKTLNVGSMAHSTGKTMVNNVLSMDKEDVATFEKMRDLGVEFDVRKVPNDTKKDLFDLINKANVQ from the coding sequence ATGAGTATCGGAATCATTATTGCGAGCCACGGCGAATTTGCTGCGGGTATTCATCAGTCAGGATCTATGATCTTTGGTGAACAAGAAAAGGTTCAAGTTGTAACCTTTATGCCAAACGAAGGTCCTGACGATCTATACGCTAAGTTTAATAACGCTGTTGCTGCATTTGACGCAGAAGATGAGGTTCTAGTTTTGGCTGACCTTTGGAGTGGATCTCCATTTAACCAAGCTAGCCGCGTGATGGGAGAAAATCCTGAGCGTAAGTTTGCCATCATCACAGGACTGAACTTACCGATGTTAATTCAAGCCTACACAGAGCGCCTCATGGACGCTGCTGCAGGTGTAGAAAAAGTCGCTGCGAATATTATTAAAGAAGCCAAAGATGGCATCAAAGCTCTTCCAGAAGAGCTAAACCCAGTTGAGGAAGTAGCAAGCGCTGCAGCTGCTCCAGTTGCCCAAGCTGCTATCCCAGAAGGAACTGTCATCGGAGACGGTAAACTCAAAATCAACCTTGCCCGTCTAGACACTCGTTTACTTCACGGTCAGGTTGCAACTGCTTGGACTCCAGATTCAAAAGCAGACCGTATCATCGTTGCTTCAGATAACGTAGCTAAAGACGAATTACGTAAAGAATTGATTAAACAAGCAGCTCCAGGTAAAGTGAAAGCAAACGTTGTTCCTATCCAAAAACTAATCGACGTTGCAAAAGATCCTCGCTTCGGAGAAACACATGCCCTTATCTTGTTTGAAACACCTCAAGATGCTCTTCGTGCTATCGAAGGTGGCGTGCCAATCAAAACTCTTAATGTTGGATCAATGGCTCACTCAACTGGTAAAACAATGGTTAACAACGTTTTGTCTATGGATAAAGAAGACGTTGCTACATTTGAAAAAATGCGTGACCTCGGTGTTGAATTTGACGTACGTAAAGTACCAAACGACACGAAAAAAGATTTGTTTGACTTGATCAACAAAGCAAACGTGCAATAA
- a CDS encoding PTS mannose/fructose/sorbose transporter subunit IIC: MSIISMVLVVVVAFLAGLEGILDQFQFHQPIVACTLIGLVTGNLEAGIILGGSLQMIALGWANIGAAVAPDAALASVAAAIIMVLGGDFTKTGIGVAQAVAIPLAVAGLFLTMIVRTLSVGLVHTADASAKKGDFKAVERAHFVALLLQGLRIAVPAALLLMVPTETVQSILNTMPDWLKDGMAIGGGMVVAVGYAMVINMMATREVWPFFAIGFVLAAVSDITLIGFGAIGVAIALIYLHLSKTGGNGGGGAATSNDPIGDILEDY, translated from the coding sequence ATGTCTATTATTTCTATGGTTTTAGTAGTCGTTGTAGCCTTCCTAGCAGGTCTTGAAGGTATCCTCGACCAGTTCCAATTCCATCAACCAATCGTAGCTTGTACCCTTATCGGTCTTGTTACTGGTAACCTTGAAGCAGGGATTATCCTTGGTGGTTCTCTTCAAATGATCGCCCTTGGTTGGGCTAACATCGGAGCTGCCGTAGCTCCTGACGCTGCTCTTGCTTCTGTTGCTGCTGCCATTATCATGGTTCTTGGTGGCGACTTTACTAAGACAGGTATCGGTGTTGCCCAAGCGGTTGCTATCCCTCTTGCAGTTGCTGGTCTATTCTTGACTATGATTGTCCGTACACTCTCTGTCGGATTGGTTCACACTGCTGATGCTTCTGCTAAAAAAGGTGACTTCAAAGCAGTTGAACGTGCTCACTTTGTCGCACTTCTTCTTCAAGGTCTTCGTATTGCAGTCCCTGCAGCACTCCTTCTAATGGTACCAACTGAAACAGTACAAAGCATTCTAAATACTATGCCTGATTGGCTCAAAGATGGTATGGCTATCGGTGGTGGTATGGTCGTTGCCGTTGGTTACGCTATGGTTATCAACATGATGGCAACTCGTGAAGTATGGCCATTCTTCGCTATTGGTTTCGTGCTTGCTGCCGTGTCAGATATTACTCTAATCGGATTTGGTGCTATCGGTGTTGCTATCGCTCTTATCTACCTTCACCTTTCTAAAACTGGTGGAAATGGTGGCGGAGGAGCCGCAACTTCTAACGACCCAATCGGCGATATCCTAGAAGACTACTAA
- the pepC gene encoding aminopeptidase C, which produces MNAIQESFTDKLFANYEANVKYQAIENAASHNGIFAALERRQSHVDNTPVFSLDLTKDKVTNQKASGRCWMFAALNTFRHKLISQYKLENFELSQAHTFFWDKYEKSNWFLEQVIATADQELTSRKVKFLLQTPQQDGGQWDMVVSLFEKYGVVPKSVYPESVSSSSSRELNAILNKLLRQDAQILRDLLVSGADQATVQAKKEDLLQEIFNFLAMSLGLPPRKFDFAYRDKDNNYQSEKGITPQEFYKKYVNLPLEDYVSVINAPTADKPYGKSYTVEMLGNVVGSRAVRYINVPMERLKELAIAQMQAGETVWFGSDVGQLSNRKAGILATDVYDFESSMDIKLTQDKAGRLDYSESLMTHAMVLTGVDLDENGKSTKWKVENSWGDKVGTDGYFVASDAWMDEYTYQIVVRKELLTAEEQAAYEAEPIVLAPWDPMGALAE; this is translated from the coding sequence ATGAACGCGATTCAAGAATCATTTACTGATAAACTATTTGCCAACTATGAAGCAAATGTCAAATACCAAGCGATTGAAAATGCTGCCAGCCATAATGGAATTTTTGCAGCTCTAGAACGTCGCCAAAGTCATGTAGACAATACACCTGTTTTTTCATTGGATTTGACCAAGGACAAGGTAACCAACCAGAAAGCATCTGGTCGTTGCTGGATGTTCGCAGCCCTTAACACCTTCCGCCACAAACTCATCTCTCAATATAAATTGGAAAACTTTGAGTTGTCACAAGCCCACACTTTCTTCTGGGACAAGTATGAGAAATCAAACTGGTTCTTGGAGCAAGTCATTGCGACTGCAGACCAAGAATTGACGAGCCGTAAGGTTAAATTCCTACTTCAGACACCTCAACAAGATGGTGGTCAATGGGATATGGTGGTATCTCTTTTTGAAAAATATGGTGTCGTGCCTAAGTCAGTTTACCCTGAGTCAGTTTCATCTAGTAGCAGTCGTGAGCTAAATGCCATTCTCAACAAATTGCTTCGTCAAGATGCTCAAATCTTGCGTGACTTGCTTGTTTCTGGTGCAGATCAAGCGACTGTTCAAGCTAAGAAAGAAGACCTCTTGCAAGAAATCTTTAATTTCCTTGCTATGTCATTGGGGCTTCCACCACGAAAATTTGACTTTGCTTATCGCGATAAAGACAACAACTACCAAAGCGAAAAGGGCATTACACCACAGGAATTTTACAAGAAATATGTCAATCTTCCTTTAGAAGACTACGTTTCTGTTATCAATGCTCCAACTGCTGACAAACCTTACGGAAAATCTTACACAGTTGAGATGTTGGGGAATGTGGTTGGTAGCCGTGCAGTTCGCTACATCAACGTGCCGATGGAGCGCTTGAAAGAATTGGCGATTGCTCAAATGCAAGCAGGTGAGACTGTTTGGTTTGGTTCTGATGTCGGTCAGCTCAGCAACCGCAAAGCTGGAATCCTTGCGACAGATGTTTATGACTTTGAATCAAGCATGGACATTAAACTCACTCAAGACAAGGCTGGACGTTTGGACTACAGCGAGAGCTTGATGACCCACGCCATGGTCTTGACAGGTGTGGACTTGGATGAAAATGGGAAATCAACTAAGTGGAAGGTTGAAAACTCATGGGGAGACAAGGTCGGTACAGATGGTTACTTCGTTGCCTCAGATGCTTGGATGGACGAATACACTTACCAGATTGTTGTCCGCAAAGAATTGTTAACAGCCGAAGAACAAGCTGCCTATGAAGCAGAACCAATTGTTCTTGCACCATGGGATCCAATGGGAGCCTTGGCTGAATAA
- a CDS encoding PTS system mannose/fructose/sorbose family transporter subunit IID, protein MTEKLQLTKSDRKKVWWRSTFLQGSWNYERMQNLGWAYSLIPALKKLYTKKEDQIAALERHLEFFNTHPYVAAPIMGVTLALEEERANGVEIDDAAIQGVKIGMMGPLAGIGDPVFWFTVRPILGSLGASLALTGNILGPILFFVLWNLIRMSFLWYTQEIGYKAGSEITKDMSGGILQDITKGASILGMFILAVLVQRWVNIKFAFDVAKVQLDEKAYIHWDKLPEGSKGIQEAFAQVGQGLSQTPEKVTTFQQNLDMLIPGLSGLLLTFLCMYLLKKKVSPITIILALFAVGIVAHVLHIM, encoded by the coding sequence ATGACTGAAAAACTTCAATTAACTAAATCAGATCGTAAAAAAGTTTGGTGGCGTTCAACTTTCTTACAAGGTTCTTGGAACTATGAACGTATGCAAAACTTGGGTTGGGCTTACTCATTAATTCCAGCTCTTAAAAAACTCTACACTAAAAAAGAAGATCAAATCGCTGCTCTTGAACGCCATCTTGAGTTCTTCAACACTCACCCATACGTAGCCGCTCCAATCATGGGGGTTACTCTTGCACTTGAAGAAGAACGTGCTAACGGTGTTGAAATTGATGACGCTGCTATCCAAGGGGTTAAAATCGGTATGATGGGACCTCTTGCTGGTATCGGTGACCCAGTATTCTGGTTTACAGTACGCCCAATCCTTGGATCACTCGGTGCTTCACTTGCCCTTACTGGTAATATCTTAGGTCCAATCCTCTTCTTCGTTCTTTGGAACTTGATTCGTATGTCATTCTTGTGGTATACACAAGAGATTGGATACAAGGCTGGATCAGAAATCACTAAAGATATGTCTGGCGGTATCCTTCAAGACATCACTAAAGGAGCTTCTATCCTTGGTATGTTCATTCTTGCTGTCCTTGTTCAACGTTGGGTAAATATTAAATTTGCTTTCGATGTTGCCAAAGTTCAACTAGATGAAAAAGCTTATATCCATTGGGATAAATTGCCAGAAGGATCTAAAGGTATCCAAGAAGCATTCGCACAAGTAGGACAAGGATTGTCTCAAACACCTGAAAAAGTTACTACTTTCCAACAAAACTTGGATATGTTGATCCCTGGACTATCAGGACTACTCCTTACTTTCCTTTGCATGTACTTACTTAAGAAAAAAGTATCTCCAATCACTATTATCCTTGCACTCTTCGCAGTGGGTATTGTGGCACATGTTCTTCACATCATGTAA